The window AGAGATGCTGTCTGACAGAGAGGAGATCTGCTCCTGaatcctcttcatctctctgctGACAGTCTTCCCCCTCTGCTGCTCTTCCTCCCTCAGAGCTGCCAGTCtggactcctcttcctctttcaggAACTGGTGCAGCTTGTTGAACTCAGCTCTGATCTGACTCTCTGTAGACAGCAGCTGCTTCTTGGAGTGTTGAGTTATTTCATCGTATGTTTCCTCCACTcgtctgtgtttgtctctcttgtCCTGCAGAGACTGTAAGTCAGATTTCAGCTGCTCCTTCAGATCTCTGACTGCTTGTTCTACAGGAACCACCGTGTGACCGTGGTGGAGAGAAAACTCACAGACAGGACACACAGCTCTATCTTCATCCTTACAGAACAAATAAGGGACTTCTGGATGTTTATCACACATC of the Sander vitreus isolate 19-12246 unplaced genomic scaffold, sanVit1 ctg421_0, whole genome shotgun sequence genome contains:
- the LOC144514045 gene encoding E3 ubiquitin-protein ligase TRIM35-like, which encodes MAEKTALFESYLNCHVCSETFRDPVSLSCNHSFCSSCLHSFWEQANNKNCPICKRKSLTDKPAVNFVLKELADNFAGRQKSGSSETEKGEKKVEVMCDKHPEVPYLFCKDEDRAVCPVCEFSLHHGHTVVPVEQAVRDLKEQLKSDLQSLQDKRDKHRRVEETYDEITQHSKKQLLSTESQIRAEFNKLHQFLKEEEESRLAALREEEQQRGKTVSREMKRIQEQISSLSDSI